A region of the Bradysia coprophila strain Holo2 unplaced genomic scaffold, BU_Bcop_v1 contig_232, whole genome shotgun sequence genome:
AGGAGCAGTTGAATGTAAAATGTGATATATTAAGGTAGGTACAGAGTGTATGTCTTACATCcaaagaaatgataacagatggcgttacTTTCTCTGAGAGAAATCGTAACAGATGGTGCTTACTCGACCATGTTTCGACATCCCTTATCATGTCTGTGGTTGCCAGGCCAGGACTGGCCATATTGTGCGATTGGCCGTCAGATAGCCAGTTCTGCCTTGGTCGTACTcgttcaacattttttcaggAAGTTAATTTCTCTCCCATTAAATCCCCCACAGACAAAAATTAGATATGCTTCTAGAAACGcttaaagaagaaaataatggAGCGTTGGCTGGTGACGAACTCATGAAAACATTAAACGAAATCGCTCGAAAAAGCGCCAGCGAACGTCCATTGGATTCGGTAACAAATAACCTAAAATCGTCAATTGACAAGACTGAAAAAGATGAGCTCAATACGAAAGAACGGCGTAGCAGTCGTGTCATTCCATTTTCCGAAAAGGAAGCACTCCAATGCCGAGCGAACAGCCTGAAACGAGCCGTACGCAATGTCATTCAACATTCCGAAATGCTTAAACCTTCCGATAAACGATACTCAATGCAAGTGGACAATCTATGCGTATTCACATCATCGTCATCCGAAACATCGCCGTGGACGTCACCCGTGCCACCCATCAACATTATCTCACCGTCAGTTTCGACCAACCATCTAACATGCATATCTCCGTTGGATCTCCGTCGCGATTCAATGGACGAATACTTTTTTAACGATCTCAGTCTGCCCGTACCGCGACAATTTGCGGACGGCAGCAGCCGACGAAGCTCGGAAGTGATTAAAGAAGAATCGGTAGATGGAACTGAGTCAATAGCGGGCGCGAGCAACGTTTTTCCATTTTGCAAAGATAACAAAAAGTCTGAATCAAAAGCAACCAACAATATCAACGTAGACTACGATAGTACAGTTAGTTTATGTCGTTTagaatatgtaaaatactcGGCAACCGAACAACGAGAGGATGGTTTTGGTTTCATTCCATTCGAAGTatacgaacgaaatatgttgagaAATCAACAAACAATCAGCGAACAAGCGACCGCCACCGCACCGTCGTCATCGAAGTCAACTGCATCGAATAATATGCTTCAGGTGCCGCAGGTCGCTCTTCCATCAGTAGAaatagaaagacctccgccgaaacatgaaaatgtttacgtCAGCGAAAGCATTACGCTTATTGACACCGATCCTCCAGTAAGACTCCAACATTTTTGTGGTATCCAGCAACGTGATAGATGTTTAATTCCCTTTTTGTTTGACTTCTTGCAGGAAAAATCTTCTTCGGACGAAATTCCCGGGGAAGCCAGTGATGTATTATCAGCAATTAGCAATGAAGAGTGCAGTGTTAATTCAGAAATATTGGACAAACAATTAGATTCTCTATCCCAGATACATGTAGCAGACATAATTCAGGTAGAGACCACACTCACCTCCACTAATGAATCAATGGAGTCCACATCACAtcagaaactaaaaaaaaactctttttttcctcATCCTTAGGATCTGTCAAACGATCGTTTAGGTCATATAGATTCACCGGAAACCAGTGATACCACAGAGGCCTTACATGACGAAAGCCTATTAGATGACATGAGTTCCGTATTGGGACACGACATGTTTGGAGCATTGCAGGACAACACAATCACCGACGACACAACCACATTATGCACGGACAAGCCGCGTAAGCGTTCGCTAAAAAAGAAACCGGTACCGCGAATGGACAGCGAAGAGTCAGAGAATCCGTTGCAGTTCGGCTTCGAGAATATCGTTTTCGAAATCGACAATCGATGCGACGATCAGAAGGCGAGCGAACCGATCAAATTGTGTAGTCTGGCCCAGTTTGTGGAAGGGTTCGACATAGCCAGGAAAAGTGTGAAGGTAAGAGTTTTTCGAACCGCAACAAAGAGCAGCACTGTCGTTTGTTTTGTGGTAAAACAGAAATGATTTTCCTTTCCAATCAGAGACCCAATCGAAATAAAAGTGCCTCAACGAAAAATACTCGTCATGTGAACGACAGTGAACGTCATTTAGACACAATTCAAATACAGATACAGGGATCCAGCATTGACTTATCAGATGTTGAAACTATAGGAAACATGGCAGCAGCAACTACTACGACAACAACTGATGTGAGACACATCAGCTTCGATGATTCCTGCAAAAAGGATGATGGCGACGAGGTGAGTAACTGTAGACGTTTCGTTGGTTGGGTTTCGGTTGATGTAGTGTAGAGATTTCGACTCATTGTTCCACAGACAAGTTCATCCCTATTGTTGAGGGACCCTCTTTTGCGAAATTAATGACTGACCACAATAATCCAGCACACCTGACTTCTGAAGTCAATTTTcctcaagaaattttttctctttttccaGAAACACTACACGAAGGTTAGTGTTTTCGTTGAGCCACCTTCGCCCGAAATAAAGAATGACCTTCGCATACAACGCATCAACGAGCTACGACGACACTCCAGCCATTCACCCAGTTTAACTGTCAAGGAATATGACAAGGAAAAGGATCGTCGACATTCCGGTTTCAATCCAAATCTGTTGGGATTGGACTCGGAACATATGCGATTTCTCAATTGCTCACCGGCGGCAACGAGACGAATCAGTTGTGGCAGTTTGTTTAAGGTTCGTGTCGACGGTCTGAACAGACCTTGTGTAAAATCCTAATTTTATCATCATTCATCCAGCCGAATGAAACATCGCATTTGGGTGGATCGAAATCGAGTCTTTTTGCCGGCTCCAGTTTGGCCTTCAACTTCGACAGGATGGAGAAACTATCAAAAGATGACGCTGATAAGGAAAAGTCTGAGAAGAATAAGAAGCTTCCAATCATCAATCCTATGGTACAACTACCTTCGTGGCCGAGTAAGTTTAGAACGGGCACACTGTGTTGCACGGTGacgttaattttctttttgcatcCCTAGATGTCACTAGTGGGACTggtttcatttcgaaatgtcttCTGGCCAATGCTGATACACTTTGTGCTGCAGTCAGTCCATTGATGGATCCGGATGAGACGCTAACCGAAGGATATTACGAGAAGTGTGTGATGAACAACTATTTCGGCATCGGCATCGATGCGAAGATTTCGTtagattttcacaacaaacGTGAAGAGCATCCCGAGAAGTGTCGGTCTCGCGCTAAGAATTATATGTGGTACGGAGTGTTGGGCTCGAAACAGTGGCTACAGAAAACGTACAAGAATTTGGAACAGCGCGTACAATTAGAGTGTGACGGTCAACGGATTCCACTGCCATCGTTGCAGGGAATTGTTGTGCTCAATATACCCAGCTTCATGGGAGGAACGAATTTCTGGGGCAGTACCAAAAAGGACGATTTCTTCTTGCCGCCGAGTTTTGACGACCGGATACTGGAAGTTGTTGCGGTATTTGGATCGGTACAGATGGCAGCATCGAGAATTATCAATTTGCAGCATCATCGGATCGCTCAGTGTCAGAGCGttcaaatcaatattttggGCGATGAAGGTGTTCCGATCCAAGTGGACGGTGAAGCATGGGTACAACCACCGGGAATGATCCGAATAATACACAAAAATCGGGTGCAAATGCTGTGCCGTAACAGAAGTCTGGAAATTTCGCTGAAGACATGGCAGGAGAAACAGCGCCAGCACAGCATTTCTATTGCACGCGAACAAACATCAAATGTATCGGAGAGCGCTGTCAACATGGATGAAGGGGACCTGCTGTCGGAACGTGAAACTTATTTGCTGCTGAATTACATCGAGTGTGTTAGCTCTCTGGTGAAAtgggtcaaatttttgatcatTTCGCATCCGAGTTTGGAGCATGATCTGTATGCCGTTGCCTGTCGAACAGCCGATGCTTTGGAAGCAATTCATCCTCATGGGAAATTCGTCGAAGGACCGAATTTGAGAACGCAATTGGCTGAAGTAGCCACATCTTCACGGCAATTATACGAAGATTCGTGCGATTTGCTGCGGGAACGGGGTAACCATTTGATACTCAGAGAAGATTTAGAGTCGAAGTTGAGTGTGGCATTGGCCAATATGGAAATGGAGTTGAGAAAGTGTAACGTCCACACCTGTGATGATGGACGGACTCGAGCCTACTTGCATCTGCTGGCGCCTATCGATGAAGTAAGTGTTCTTGTTTCATGGAAACTGATTTGATCTTCCAACTTTTGATTTACCTCAAATTTAACTTCACCAAAATTCTTCCTTCACAGCCGGATTGCCGAAAGAAGTCGAAACCGTTCTGGATGCGTTTCCGAGGTAATTCAACCGCAGCAGTTGCGAAGTCCCAGTCAACAACGAATTCACGGGAGGCGGTCTGCAGCTGGGGCACAAGCGAAGTGGTGACATGGTTAGAAGCAATGCAGCTGGGCGAATATATGGACAGTTTTGTGAAGAATGACATTCGAGGTAAGGAACTGTTAGTGCTAGGACGACGGGATC
Encoded here:
- the LOC119076505 gene encoding diacylglycerol kinase eta isoform X1, encoding MSINLQRVPITEESSESENEVEPARIFHRRLSTKNINNLATTKEGYLLKQTWSFQRWRRRYFRLKGHRLYYAKDAKREVFDEIDLSNLCFAECSTKNVNHSFQIITPTRSLVLCAESRREMEDWLAAMKAASTREFFEPGPLDQHDFLANHHHWYATSHARPTYCNVCRDALSGVTSHGLSCEVCKCKVHKRCAAKAIPNCKWTTLATVGKDIIEDDDGNIIMPHQWMEGNLPVSSTCAICKKTCGSVLRLQDWRCLWCRTTVHTACRPQIKVLKCPLGSAHVSVIPPTSVHSIGVDEAWDIVKPHGSYSPLLVFVNSKSGDNQGVKFLRRFKQLLNPAQVFDLVSAGPGLGLRLFRHFDPFRILVCSGDGSVGWVLSEIDRLDMNKQCQLAVLPLGTGNDLARVLGWGSSCDDDAHLPQILERYESASTKMLDRWSIMVFEKAIALKTPKMSMSHGSELMLKEFEELINLQLQSIIETEDFDIVISSTKMLCESVNDFLARIVDHCGDEEQLNVKCDILRQKLDMLLETLKEENNGALAGDELMKTLNEIARKSASERPLDSVTNNLKSSIDKTEKDELNTKERRSSRVIPFSEKEALQCRANSLKRAVRNVIQHSEMLKPSDKRYSMQVDNLCVFTSSSSETSPWTSPVPPINIISPSVSTNHLTCISPLDLRRDSMDEYFFNDLSLPVPRQFADGSSRRSSEVIKEESVDGTESIAGASNVFPFCKDNKKSESKATNNINVDYDSTVSLCRLEYVKYSATEQREDGFGFIPFEVYERNMLRNQQTISEQATATAPSSSKSTASNNMLQVPQVALPSVEIERPPPKHENVYVSESITLIDTDPPEKSSSDEIPGEASDVLSAISNEECSVNSEILDKQLDSLSQIHVADIIQDLSNDRLGHIDSPETSDTTEALHDESLLDDMSSVLGHDMFGALQDNTITDDTTTLCTDKPRKRSLKKKPVPRMDSEESENPLQFGFENIVFEIDNRCDDQKASEPIKLCSLAQFVEGFDIARKSVKRPNRNKSASTKNTRHVNDSERHLDTIQIQIQGSSIDLSDVETIGNMAAATTTTTTDVRHISFDDSCKKDDGDEKHYTKVSVFVEPPSPEIKNDLRIQRINELRRHSSHSPSLTVKEYDKEKDRRHSGFNPNLLGLDSEHMRFLNCSPAATRRISCGSLFKPNETSHLGGSKSSLFAGSSLAFNFDRMEKLSKDDADKEKSEKNKKLPIINPMVQLPSWPNVTSGTGFISKCLLANADTLCAAVSPLMDPDETLTEGYYEKCVMNNYFGIGIDAKISLDFHNKREEHPEKCRSRAKNYMWYGVLGSKQWLQKTYKNLEQRVQLECDGQRIPLPSLQGIVVLNIPSFMGGTNFWGSTKKDDFFLPPSFDDRILEVVAVFGSVQMAASRIINLQHHRIAQCQSVQINILGDEGVPIQVDGEAWVQPPGMIRIIHKNRVQMLCRNRSLEISLKTWQEKQRQHSISIAREQTSNVSESAVNMDEGDLLSERETYLLLNYIECVSSLVKWVKFLIISHPSLEHDLYAVACRTADALEAIHPHGKFVEGPNLRTQLAEVATSSRQLYEDSCDLLRERGNHLILREDLESKLSVALANMEMELRKCNVHTCDDGRTRAYLHLLAPIDEPDCRKKSKPFWMRFRGNSTAAVAKSQSTTNSREAVCSWGTSEVVTWLEAMQLGEYMDSFVKNDIRVIGPYYCNLYPKKWTFSTKITQTNIRIFNFIKFSKLFLFV
- the LOC119076505 gene encoding diacylglycerol kinase eta isoform X2, with the protein product MSINLQRVPITEESSESENEVEPARIFHRRLSTKNINNLATTKEGYLLKQTWSFQRWRRRYFRLKGHRLYYAKDAKREVFDEIDLSNLCFAECSTKNVNHSFQIITPTRSLVLCAESRREMEDWLAAMKAASTREFFEPGPLDQHDFLANHHHWYATSHARPTYCNVCRDALSGVTSHGLSCEVCKCKVHKRCAAKAIPNCKWTTLATVGKDIIEDDDGNIIMPHQWMEGNLPVSSTCAICKKTCGSVLRLQDWRCLWCRTTVHTACRPQIKVLKCPLGSAHVSVIPPTSVHSIGVDEAWDIVKPHGSYSPLLVFVNSKSGDNQGVKFLRRFKQLLNPAQVFDLVSAGPGLGLRLFRHFDPFRILVCSGDGSVGWVLSEIDRLDMNKQCQLAVLPLGTGNDLARVLGWGSSCDDDAHLPQILERYESASTKMLDRWSIMVFEKAIALKTPKMSMSHGSELMLKEFEELINLQLQSIIETEDFDIVISSTKMLCESVNDFLARIVDHCGDEEQLNVKCDILRQKLDMLLETLKEENNGALAGDELMKTLNEIARKSASERPLDSVTNNLKSSIDKTEKDELNTKERRSSRVIPFSEKEALQCRANSLKRAVRNVIQHSEMLKPSDKRYSMQVDNLCVFTSSSSETSPWTSPVPPINIISPSVSTNHLTCISPLDLRRDSMDEYFFNDLSLPVPRQFADGSSRRSSEVIKEESVDGTESIAGASNVFPFCKDNKKSESKATNNINVDYDSTVSLCRLEYVKYSATEQREDGFGFIPFEVYERNMLRNQQTISEQATATAPSSSKSTASNNMLQVPQVALPSVEIERPPPKHENVYVSESITLIDTDPPEKSSSDEIPGEASDVLSAISNEECSVNSEILDKQLDSLSQIHVADIIQDLSNDRLGHIDSPETSDTTEALHDESLLDDMSSVLGHDMFGALQDNTITDDTTTLCTDKPRKRSLKKKPVPRMDSEESENPLQFGFENIVFEIDNRCDDQKASEPIKLCSLAQFVEGFDIARKSVKRPNRNKSASTKNTRHVNDSERHLDTIQIQIQGSSIDLSDVETIGNMAAATTTTTTDVRHISFDDSCKKDDGDEKHYTKVSVFVEPPSPEIKNDLRIQRINELRRHSSHSPSLTVKEYDKEKDRRHSGFNPNLLGLDSEHMRFLNCSPAATRRISCGSLFKPNETSHLGGSKSSLFAGSSLAFNFDRMEKLSKDDADKEKSEKNKKLPIINPMVQLPSWPNVTSGTGFISKCLLANADTLCAAVSPLMDPDETLTEGYYEKCVMNNYFGIGIDAKISLDFHNKREEHPEKCRSRAKNYMWYGVLGSKQWLQKTYKNLEQRVQLECDGQRIPLPSLQGIVVLNIPSFMGGTNFWGSTKKDDFFLPPSFDDRILEVVAVFGSVQMAASRIINLQHHRIAQCQSVQINILGDEGVPIQVDGEAWVQPPGMIRIIHKNRVQMLCRNRSLEISLKTWQEKQRQHSISIAREQTSNVSESAVNMDEGDLLSERETYLLLNYIECVSSLVKWVKFLIISHPSLEHDLYAVACRTADALEAIHPHGKFVEGPNLRTQLAEVATSSRQLYEDSCDLLRERGNHLILREDLESKLSVALANMEMELRKCNVHTCDDGRTRAYLHLLAPIDEPDCRKKSKPFWMRFRGNSTAAVAKSQSTTNSREAVCSWGTSEVVTWLEAMQLGEYMDSFVKNDIRGKELLVLGRRDLKDLGVTKVGHVKRILQAIKDLGGS
- the LOC119076505 gene encoding diacylglycerol kinase eta isoform X3, which codes for MEDWLAAMKAASTREFFEPGPLDQHDFLANHHHWYATSHARPTYCNVCRDALSGVTSHGLSCEVCKCKVHKRCAAKAIPNCKWTTLATVGKDIIEDDDGNIIMPHQWMEGNLPVSSTCAICKKTCGSVLRLQDWRCLWCRTTVHTACRPQIKVLKCPLGSAHVSVIPPTSVHSIGVDEAWDIVKPHGSYSPLLVFVNSKSGDNQGVKFLRRFKQLLNPAQVFDLVSAGPGLGLRLFRHFDPFRILVCSGDGSVGWVLSEIDRLDMNKQCQLAVLPLGTGNDLARVLGWGSSCDDDAHLPQILERYESASTKMLDRWSIMVFEKAIALKTPKMSMSHGSELMLKEFEELINLQLQSIIETEDFDIVISSTKMLCESVNDFLARIVDHCGDEEQLNVKCDILRQKLDMLLETLKEENNGALAGDELMKTLNEIARKSASERPLDSVTNNLKSSIDKTEKDELNTKERRSSRVIPFSEKEALQCRANSLKRAVRNVIQHSEMLKPSDKRYSMQVDNLCVFTSSSSETSPWTSPVPPINIISPSVSTNHLTCISPLDLRRDSMDEYFFNDLSLPVPRQFADGSSRRSSEVIKEESVDGTESIAGASNVFPFCKDNKKSESKATNNINVDYDSTVSLCRLEYVKYSATEQREDGFGFIPFEVYERNMLRNQQTISEQATATAPSSSKSTASNNMLQVPQVALPSVEIERPPPKHENVYVSESITLIDTDPPEKSSSDEIPGEASDVLSAISNEECSVNSEILDKQLDSLSQIHVADIIQDLSNDRLGHIDSPETSDTTEALHDESLLDDMSSVLGHDMFGALQDNTITDDTTTLCTDKPRKRSLKKKPVPRMDSEESENPLQFGFENIVFEIDNRCDDQKASEPIKLCSLAQFVEGFDIARKSVKRPNRNKSASTKNTRHVNDSERHLDTIQIQIQGSSIDLSDVETIGNMAAATTTTTTDVRHISFDDSCKKDDGDEKHYTKVSVFVEPPSPEIKNDLRIQRINELRRHSSHSPSLTVKEYDKEKDRRHSGFNPNLLGLDSEHMRFLNCSPAATRRISCGSLFKPNETSHLGGSKSSLFAGSSLAFNFDRMEKLSKDDADKEKSEKNKKLPIINPMVQLPSWPNVTSGTGFISKCLLANADTLCAAVSPLMDPDETLTEGYYEKCVMNNYFGIGIDAKISLDFHNKREEHPEKCRSRAKNYMWYGVLGSKQWLQKTYKNLEQRVQLECDGQRIPLPSLQGIVVLNIPSFMGGTNFWGSTKKDDFFLPPSFDDRILEVVAVFGSVQMAASRIINLQHHRIAQCQSVQINILGDEGVPIQVDGEAWVQPPGMIRIIHKNRVQMLCRNRSLEISLKTWQEKQRQHSISIAREQTSNVSESAVNMDEGDLLSERETYLLLNYIECVSSLVKWVKFLIISHPSLEHDLYAVACRTADALEAIHPHGKFVEGPNLRTQLAEVATSSRQLYEDSCDLLRERGNHLILREDLESKLSVALANMEMELRKCNVHTCDDGRTRAYLHLLAPIDEPDCRKKSKPFWMRFRGNSTAAVAKSQSTTNSREAVCSWGTSEVVTWLEAMQLGEYMDSFVKNDIRVIGPYYCNLYPKKWTFSTKITQTNIRIFNFIKFSKLFLFV